The Carassius gibelio isolate Cgi1373 ecotype wild population from Czech Republic chromosome B19, carGib1.2-hapl.c, whole genome shotgun sequence genomic interval CATTTTATTAGATGTCTGTGGTCACAAATAGTTTGCTGGTTGTGTTTGAATGAGATATTTTGTTTAAGTTTGATCAGTGTATCTGTGAGTGGGTTAGACCCATTTGTAAAATTTGAAGACGTCTCACAAATTAAATGTCAGATCATATTTTCACATTTAGACTTTGTTACTTCTACAGTTTGGCATTGCGATGTCAACTTAAAGTGTCATGAACCCTCCAAAAAATGTGCTCCAGTCAGGTTCATTATTGGAGGTATGGGTTTCAAAACATCTCAGAAATGCTTTATACAAatttacaatactttttttttctgtatttagtttaatGTACTAAATGTATGCTGAGCCACTGTCGTTCCTACTTTATATCATAAATGAGCGTCAAATTGTATGTGAACaagcttttacatttttaataacttaatgcacaaatatacaaatatgctGCTGACTCACTCTTGCAtccaaaattcataaatattacattttgtaaatgcGCAGTAAATTTCATAAACACTCAAAAAGGGCCATTTTGTATCTATAATTTTGTGCACAAGTGTATTCTGAGCCATTTTTATTTGTGGTTTACATTGACAATTTGTATAAATCAAATAGTATATATGACCctgtaccacaaaaccagtcttttaagtgtcaatttttcaaagttgagatttatacatcatctgaaagctgaatataaAGCATTGAAAGCTGAAATAAGcgttccattgatgtatggtttgttagtatTTGACTATTTgtcagagatacaactatttgaaatctggaatctgagggtgcaaagatATAAAATACTGAGAAATTACCCTTTGAAGTTTTCCAgataaattcttagcaatgcatattatttattaaaattaagttttgatcactgatctataatatttacagtaggaaatttacaaaatatcttcatggaacatggtctttacttaatatccaggatttttggcataaaagacaaATCAAAAATTTTTACCCATATAATGTTttattggctattgctaaaaatataccgcagcgacttaaaactggttttgtgatccagggtcacatatgttaatgagcttttgcatttttaataacttgatGCACATATCTATATTCTGAGCCATATGTGAATAAGCTCTTACATTTGTAATAACTTTTGAGACTGTTAAGCGGTCACACTGATGCACAAAAATATATCTGATCTGTTAAATGTGCTCAAAGTGGATGGATGAATCACCTGACAACATATCCATAAATCTAGAAACTCTTCCATAAAAATGTTGCATGCAAGATGTTGCAACAGTTTTAGTTATTGATTGAAAGCCTGTTTCTCTGTTGTGGGAGAAACCACACATTTCTGCAGCATGCAAACAAACTCTTGTTTCAGAAAGAACTCCCTTTCAACTTTGTCATTGCAAAAAGGTCACACATGAACAGTCAAGGCACACTGCTGATGTAGATAAGCACTGTACTAGTTTTGTACCATATGCAACACAGACATATGTTTGTTATcgtattaaaaacatgtttatgaCCCTTAAATGTGATCTGTTAAAGTTTAAATTTGAACTAAGTTCAAATTCAGACAGAGAGAAACATCACCTGTTTTTGCTCTTAATTGCATACACACGAGAGACATCTGACCCGCTGGcagatgtcttcacagacatctTCAACATCTTCCTGAGCCAGGCTGTGGTCCCTATATGCTTCAAAAAGACCACCATCATCCCAGTGCCTTAGAAGTCAACAGTGACACGTCTGTTGATATCTGTTGATCACCTCCCTGTAGCGCTGACTCCCATCACAATGAAGTGCTTTCAACATCTGGTTAAGACACATTCACTCCACTTTGCCCTCATCACTGGACCCTCTACAATTTGCATACCGACCCAACCGCTTCTACACGCTGCTCTCCATCTTATCCCATGTGGACAGAAAATACACAAATGCCAGAATACTGTTCATTGACTTTAGCTCAGCATTCAATACAGTCATCCCCCAGCAACTAGTGAGTAAACTCCCTACTGGGTCTCAAGATgccactctgcaactggattctagacTTCCTGACAGAGAGACCACAGTCAGTGCGCATGGGTGGCAGAACGTCATGCACCATCACATTGAGCACAGGTGCCCCTCAAGGCTGTGTGCTCAGTTCACTGCTATTCACGATGCTCAGCCATGACTGCACAGCCAAGTCAGAATCTAACCTCAATGTCAAGTATGCTGATGACATTACAGTAGTGTGCCTCATCAGCAACGACAACGAAACACCCTACAAAGAGGAGGTGGAATAACGTTTGAGCTGGTGCCACAACAACAATCTGTCTCTGTTGATTTCTGGAGAACTTCAACTGACAATCTTCCTCTGCTCATCAGCTGCTGCTGTGTAGAGAGTCAGAAGCACCAAGTTTCTTAGTGTGCACATCTGTGATGAACTCACCTGTCCATCAACTCCAACTCCACTGTGAAGAAAGCACAACAACATCTTCACTTCTTGGGGAAACCGAAGAGTGCCAGCCTTCCACCACCCATCCTCACCACCTTCTACAGAGAAACTGTGGAGAGCGTCCTGGCTGGCTGTATCACTGTGTGGTTTGGAAACTGCAAAACACCAGAACCCAAGACCCTACAGCGCATAGTAAGGACAGCTGAGAGGATCATAGGGGTCTCCCTCCCCTCTATCCAGGACATCTTCCAGGCACGGGTGTACACAGAGCCTCTGCCATTGTGAAGGATTCATCTCACCCCTCCCTGCGTAGTCATCCTGCCATCAGGCCTGGAGACTACGCAGTTTCAGGACCTGCATGTCAGCATTTTCCCCCAGCCTGTCAGAATCCTGAATAAGCTGATACCATACTAAATAAGTTGATACAGCCTTCCCATCCCATGCCTCCAGAAAACAACACTCCAACGGACATTCACATACATCTGCACTTTCACTTTAACTTTGCTGTGCACTATGGACACTTTTGCACAACTGCAAAATGGTCAGTTTACATACATCCACAATCACGCTTCCTATGTGCGCTAAAGACACGGTGCATATGCAcattatttaacagtattttgtCTGCTCTGAGCCAACTCAATTGTGCACTAGCACTTTATTCTTTCAATTCTAACATTTGTCACATTACTACAATTTTACATTCCTACCTCATATTTATTGCTCTTGTCATGTTGCTGTATTCTTTTTATGCTCTTATGTTATGTTTAATGTGCTCTTATGTTTACATTCCTGTTATCATGAACGTGTAAGTATACTTTTGTCAGTCTTGCAACTTTGTTAATCAGAAAGGACATTTCGCTCTTCTGTATAATGTGTATGTGAAAGAATTACAATAAAGTtgagttgagtgtgtgtgtgtatgaatgtgaaTTTGAACATATTGTATGGTCTGCTGAAAGAAGAAAGGATAGGGACACGAGAACAGTCTGTGCCAAGTTTAGGACATGTCCGAGCAGTTAAAACAGTGtgttctgaacacacacacacacacacacacacaaataaagagCTCAAGTGAGGGAGAAAATAGTGTCTTCAAATGAAAAACAAGCCTGATAAATTATCTTTGCtacataaacaaaaaattattttgagggagaaaaaaagaaagaaaataaagcagaTGTGACTTCTCATAATTTAGTTTaggtatgaaatatatatttcacgTATGCTAATATGTAAATCACCTTCATTTATTTGGGCACAGATTTTCTTGTCATTTCCTGATCTTCTTTGCCACACTCACTTGTTCTTGCCTATGTCTCTGTTGCTCTCTGCTGGCCATATTATGTAATTCAGGTGCTGTAATTTTGTATTGAGTGTTGCCTCTCTTTTTGTCTCCACAGTAAATTAATTGCAAGATGAGTACAGAAGACCAAATTGTACCGCAGTCTCCCAAGACATCACCCTCCACACCAACCATGACACCATTTACACAACGAAAAGAGAGTAACTCCTCATCTGAAGACAACAGACAGGTATAAGACAAACCACTTCAGATATTTACTGaggacttaaagggatactccaccccaaaataaaaatgttgtcattaatcacttaccctcatgttgttttccaaacctgtaaaatctTTGTtcctcttcggaacacaatttaagatatttcggATTAAAACCCGGgaagcttgagactgtcccatagactgccaagtaaattacactgtcaaagtccagaaaagtatgaaagacattgtcagaatcgtccatctgccatcagtgtttcaaatgtaacgttaagaagcgacgagaatacttctTTTTGTACGCgaataaaacaaataactgctttatccaacaattcctttgtcaatcATCAGCATCTACAGCAGTAGTTTTTAACTACATTCTTGGGAAAAAGTCCATGTTTTTTCTTccgtgaataaaaaaaaaaaaacactttttggtTGTCTTAATTTTTTAGGACAGCTGGGAGTTGGTTGATGACTTGCGCGGACTGACGGGAAATATTCAGAAGCCCGAGAAGCAGGAAGGTTTGCTGTTGAAAAAGAGAAAGTGGCCCATGAAAGGCTGGCATAAGGTGATTTAAAAGATATCATTGACTTTAATGGTTTTGAATACATGGATATTTCACCTAAGCGTGCTAAAAGGCTTTTCTCTTTGTCTGTTTATGTTTAACAGAGATATTTCCTGCTTGAAAGGGGCATCCTTACATATGCCAAGACAGGAACTGATGTGAGTGTGAAACCATGGTCTCATCCACACACTTTCTATAAGGCTTATATGGAGTAAACTTGCTTAAATCCTGTCAGAGTTGCTCTTTCATCCCTGATTGTGTGATTGATTCCTCAGCTGAAGAAGGGGAGGTTACGAGGTCGTATAGATGTTGGTCTCTCTGTCATGGCCATGAAGAAGAAGTCGATGTGTATCGACCTGGACACAGAGGACAGTATCTATCACCTCAAGGTATTGGCACCCACTCACCTACACATGCTGGGCTCTGAATTGTAGTTAGTTACTCTCATTTTGAGATTGCACATTCTCATTTGCTGTGTTTATCGTGACATTCACAGGCAAAGACTCGGGATCTGTTTGAACAGTGGGTGACAGAACTACGCCATCATCGAATATTCCGTCAGAATGAGATCGCCATGGAGCCTCCTGAGCGACAGCTGCAATCTGAGCCCACCTCCAACAGACGAGTATTTACCCTCCTTACACAGTCAGCAGTCACGAGTGTAGTATAAAAGTCAGCCTTTAGACCCAACCTTCCTTCCAACAGGATAAGAACCTCTAAAGCGCCAAGGAAGTTACAATATTAACAAGATCCACTGATATGCTGTTTTCGCCTGAAACAGGCAGTTTATTACTTCAAttagtaaaatatgtatgatgtgtatgtgttgtgtatatttattatgtatatataattatacactgTACACCtatattaagtaaataataacttaaattctggatgcaattaatcacgattaatcgtttgactgcactaattaaaattaaaaaaattaaaagttttttaaaatacattttaaattgcaacaatattactatatttatgatcaaataaacacagccttagtgaaaataagatacttctttcaaaaacattgaaatattataATGACCAAGTGAAACAGAAAGTCACACAgattacatattttgtattttttcctcTATTACTAGCGTTCATTTCTCTCCAAGCAGCCTTCAGCCCTTTTGAAGAATAGCTGGCGCCAAAACTCACAAGATATGGAGAAGTGCTGCAAAGGTAGGTGCAAAAAACCTGCACTAACACatcattctgaaatattattcttGTACTGTACAACTAATACATAGAGAACATTTAGAGTAGTGGTTTTCATGAGcaacactaagaaaagaaaaatggttactttatttatttctttttattttattttttttaagatctgTCAGAGTGTGAGTCGGGGCTGCTGGAATTAAATCTGCTGCTGAAAAATATGGAAGTTCTTCACAGAACATTCTCAGCACCTGCCATTAACTTACTGCAGGTAGAGCTGTTTGGATTATTTGGACTGGTCTGTGTGGGTGGGTTTATTAAATCTTATTAACAATCATTTGAGGACATCCAGGTGAATCCTAAATAGCatttttgcataaaatgcaaaaatatacacTATTTGGGTTTGGTtagatttatgtaatatttttgaaagaaatctatCGCTCATTATTTAGACAAAgtaatgtatatatttgtgtgtgaccgcagactgaaggctcTAAAAAGGAGAAAAGAGGACACAAAAAATGGAGATCAAAGAATTACAGCAAGGAACATAAAAGCACACAACAGGTAAAACAGCTCTGTTTCTAATTGCACATTACGCACACAGACACTGCATCACCCAGTCTCTCTCATTCATTTAACTGATCTGTTGTGTTCTAGCAAAATCCTGACACTTCATCTTCCCGTCTGCACGTATCTCACCCAAACTTGATGTATTCAGAGCCGGTTTCACCAGACTCATGCCTGGATAGCCCGGACTCACCAACAGAAGCCTCTCGAATGCAGGAGGAGTACTGTCGCCTCGCTGGCATTGGTCAGTACGAATGCTCACATGCATGCTACACTGCTTCaggaatatttatattaataactatgttttaaaataaaagaatgttgaaatattgttatCAACTACTGACATTTTGGAAACTACATGATGAAATTACACATTCTTGCTGCTTTCTCACTTTTCACCCTTACTTTCTTCTACTAGTTCATTCCACTCTTCAGTCAGCGTACACTTCCCTTTGCACAGAAAGAGACAGAGTCAGGAACACTTTGGATTGTATCACTGAAAAGGTACTGTATACAGGCAACAAATTTGTTATTGGACTTTAAGTGTTTATATGCTTCGTTGTTATTGGCCAAAATCAACAAAGCCAATTCGGACTTCTTTTGATTttctcaaccaatcaggatgtccTCGATGGGTCACGCCCTCTCCTGCAGCAGGTGTCCAGTGAGAGTCGAGGGTCAATCCCAGAATCCCTGTCAGAGTTCTTTGATGCTAAAGAGTATCTGCTGTCTGGCAGCTCATCTGAAAATGATGTCAGAGTGGTCAAGTGTTCAAAACGCAGATTTGCATGAATCATCTGTCAATgatttaaaatctaaatgaaatatatttttcatcaaaaagattttgtattttttgtgacCAGGCGTCTGATGATGATTCGTACGTCAGTGATGTGAGTGACAGCACGTCAGTAGAGTATTGCAGGAATGAGAACGGCATCGCAAAGGAGATTTTAAGTGAGGCACTGTCCAAATTCACCTTTATGAAGCTTCACCTTTCTTTACAGCCTTTGTTaatggtttgtgtttttttttttttttttgtgtatgtcttCAGGTAATGGCCTTGACTACACAGTGAAGCGGCGAAACCGCTTGCCGAGTTCACGCATGAACGAGAGCGTGAATCTGTGGAGTATTCTGCGTAGTAACATCGGTAAAGACCTGTCGAAAGTTGCCATGCCTGTTCAACTCAACGAGCCCTTGAACACCCTGCAGAGACTGTGTGAGGAAGTTGagtactgccacctgctggacaCTGCTGCAAACACACACGACCCACATATGCGCATGGTGAGAGCAATCAAATTATGTTCTCATGCATTCTTGTTGGTCTTTCTGTCTTCAAAACTGTTTTTTGTTATAAGGAATTGTTGACTCAAAAATTCACATTTACTGAAAATTAACTcgctctcaggccatccaagatgtagatgagcttgtGTCTTCATccaaaaagatttggagaaatttagctttacatcacttgctcaccagtggatcctctgcagtgaatgggtgccgtcagaataaaagttcaaacagctgctaaaaacatcacagtaatccaaacTCCTCCAGGCCATCagataatgtcttgtgaagtgaaatgctgtgtgtttgtaataattttttaatttctaaaatcTGTTTTAACCATAATCACTGCTTTCTCTGGTGAAAAAGcggtcttgtctgaatcaggagagaaatatgtccGGATCAAAAAAACTAAACGAATATGTTTTAAACAAATCTGTTGGTGGATTTTGAAAGATCAAAGAGGAATggatttattcagttttcaaaaTATGGATTATGGGTGGTTACTAAATAATATACATTAGTAATGGACattcagcttttcacttcacaacatGGTAACTGATGGACTTGATGGTGTTTATTACATTGATTAATGTGTtgctttatcagctgtttggactctcattctgatggcacccatccactggtgagcaagtgatataatgctaaagtTCCAAATGTTAAatgtccaaatctgttctaaggaagaaacaaactcatatacatcttggatagcctgtgGACAAGagaattttctaaaataaaattcgtttttgggtgaactattcctttaaccatGTATTCTATTCTTGTCTGTAGGTGTATATAGCAGCTTTTGCTGTATCTGCATATGCGTGTTCGTTCACTAGAGCAGGAGGAAAACCATTTAATCCTATACTGGGAGAGACATACGAGTGTCTCCGGCCAGATAAGGGCTTCCGCTTCATAGCTGAACAGGTAAGCATGaacatttctctttttctttcttccaaaacacaaatgtatacTTGCTCACATGAACCATTACATTGTGTACCTCAGGTCAGTCACCATCCACCTGTGTCCGCTTGTCACTGCGAGTCCAAAAACTACAAATTTTGGCAAGGTAAGTGAAGCACACCTTGCTAGTGTCAAGCCTTTTAGCATTTAGCATGATTTTGATGTATATTCTCTGTATGCCCATTAGATGTCCGGTGGAAGAATAAGTTTTGGGGAAAATCCATGGAAATCGTTCCCATGGGAGTTACTCACTTAGAGCTGCCAGGGTGATTTCATTTTATCCTGAATTGTTCTGAATTCCATTTACTTCCATTATTCCACCCTGCACTCTCCACCATGTCTCAGAATcttgctctctcgctctcttttacCCATTCTCTCATCCTCAGTTTTGGGGATCGTTACGAGTGGAGTAAAGTCACTTCATGCATTCATAACATTCTGAGCGGTCAGCGCTGGATCGAACACTATGGGGAAATGTCTATCAAACACTCTTCCACCATGGGAGACATCAGTCATTGCAAAGTCACTTTCCTCAAGGTGGGGCCATCAAAACATGCAAAACAGGCTTTAATTCCATATATGCGTGTGCATCTGTGTTTATCATGCCAACATCTTCCTCTTGTGGAATAACTTTgatcaaattttaattttgtgtgaATAATTACTTATGATTTGTTTACTGCATATCCTACATGCAGTCAAGATCTGGAGGGCTGAATGCTAATGATGTAGAGGGTGTGGTCACTGATTCACATGGGCGTGTCATTCACTCTCTGTTTGGAAAATGGAGCGAGGCCTTGTATCTGGGCAAACCACCTTCGGTAACCTGCATCTGGAGAGCAAGTGAGTCTCAGAACAGTCCAGAATAGTCTGTTTAGATGGATTTAAATGGTTCAAGCGTCTAACTTCTTTTCCTTGGTCTGTCTCAGATGTATTTGTGGATAATGACCTCAAGAGGGCGCTAACACAGCACTGTTTTTGTCTCCACGTGTGTGCATCTAGATCCCATGCCTGAGAACCATGAGCAGTACTATGGATTCACACAGTTTGCAACTGAGTTAAATGAATTGGAGGAGGGCTTAAAGCCACTCTTGCCTCTGACAGACACCCGTTTTAGACCAGACCAAAGGTACGGACATATTTATGCATGTGTGTTGTCCCAAAGTGAACTTTTACCAGTATTATATGCTATTGGCTACTTACTGGTCCTCTTTTTGTAAGATTACTTGAAGAGGGTGATATTGCCGGAGCAgaagaacagaaagaaagaatTGAAGTCCTccaaagagagaggaggagagtcCTGCAAGAAAACAGCATGACACACTCGCCCCGATTTTTCAAGTAAGTGACTCTTCCGAACACAAAGATGCAGCTGTTTTGGGTGCATCACGAGTTTCTGTTCGTAATTCTATTTCTGTAATTCAATCAGGCGTGCTGAAGATGACTCTTGGGTGAGCAATAACACTTACTGGGATCTCAGGAAAGACCCTGGATTCAGCAAACTAGAATTCCCTGTGCTCTGGTGACCACCAGTGGATTTGTCATTGACTTTCTGCTTTGGCTGTATATAGATCcctgttatttgttatttgtatgcAATCCTGCTGAATACTGTGGGATTTAATTTACCGCACATATGTTGATGTTTGTGTATTGGAAATTATCTTTGTTAAACACACAATTTTACAACACAAGATAGAAAGTACCTCTGGAAAGACATTTATGCCTTACTTAAACTGCGTAGTTGATGCTTAGATGAAAATGCACTGACCAATGACATTTGTACGTGTCTGGatataatagtttattattaattaatgaatcaagtcaatgaaaaaaaaatcctcaaattgaatcaattacaaataaattacacaatattAAGACGAAAATAAGATTTTGAATCTTAAAGAACAAACACTGAAGTTCACCCAAGTTCAAGCCTATATTTTGgactgttatagttttttttttttttttttttttttttttttgcattatgacattatttgttattatcatcCTCATTACTGTAAcgtgaaaaaatttataaaaattttaaactgTCTATGCAACATGATAGTATTTGTTATACTACTTTTCAGtcgtttttctttaaaataaacacGAAACACTATACTAAAAAAAATCGAAAGTATAACAGTGATGAGAATTTAGGTTACTTATTTGTAATGCAAATAATGTCAactagcaaataaaaaaaaaatcttaagtcCTAAAAATAGGCTTGATGttcttttatataaaatataatttctcatttatttgttttgttttataaaatagtaATTGAGTTATTTTGAGTGACCTGGGCTGAATGTTATAATGAGATTTACACCAGGAGAGTTCGCACTATAAGGGTTTGAAAGTCACAATTCATCCATTGCTGACTCACTCACTCCACTTTATAATCAGGGAATATAGAAAATCAAAAACTATATCCATAAATATTTGCGCACATACTACAATGATGATTTGTGCAAATTTAAAGGGAGCTTTctttaatttgttaataatagAAAACTAATATAACAGTATGCAAAATATATGTTTGAAAGAAATGGCTCAATTAATGGTAATGCATGgtaattttgttttatgtatatgCTTGTCCTCCTTTTCTGCGTATGTTTGTTAAAGAGAGCGAGTGATAGTCTACATGTGCTTCTTGACGTGCCTGTTACACTTGATAACTGTTCTGTCTCACTGTGGGTGCGGTGTTTCAGATGTGATAAACACATTTCTTTCAAGACTATAAACTGAGGACTTGTTGCTTTCAGAGGACTGGGTATGGATTGCATCAGTGTATGACTGACCACATGTTTTGTTGCACAATAAATGCAGTGAGCACAAATCTAAggaaagtttccttttttattatacAGACGTTTTTGGATAGTCACTTATTGCTTAACTTTTATGAAGAtggtttgcattttttttctttttattattattattattttatgttactaCAAtaaaattagttgaattagtaGGAAAAGATATTACATCATGATGAGCTTTGAAGGTAAAGTTATCAGGTTTACTAAAAGGAACTTTGCTGTCCCATTTAATGTCTGGTAGGAATTGTGTAACACAAGAAAGGTCCCCTTTCTAGACATGATGGATTTTcattgagggtttttttttttttttaaattgaaatcattTCATAAACCCATACACGCACAATGAACGTCACTGGTGTTTCCCTGACCAGGAGCCATTGCTATATAATTAATGTTTGACTGTGATATCCAAACTAAATTCTGAAGCAATGACATAAACCAGCATTGTAACAACTGCCAAATCTGAAAAATGCTGATTGATGCATTTGAGTTCCTATTTGAAGTATTCAAATGTTACTTTACATATTGTACAGAAGTGAAGAGTAGATGAGTGCGGACACAGCTAAAAGGTATTGTGTAAATAAAGTAAGAACATTCAAGCAATCTGACCACAGCTTCTTCCTTTATGGTTGTAAGAATTTGTAGGGTAAATTCCCACGAAAACTAAAAGCTCTCTAAATGTTTAACCCTGTGTACTCCTTTGCACAGACCGTCAGATGTTCTTCGATTACCATTTACTTACTTGTGTAGCCTAGTTCAGGCAGCTTGTGTGATGGTGCTCGACTGGGAAGATAACTTTGGAAATGTAAAAGTTTACAGactacaagttaccctatttaaaatgtaatagcctaagtagtgtaactatttcattATTAGtcattaacattattaatgtaattaattacatttgattacttatctatatatatatatatatatatatatatatatatatatatatattttaaatggttttactcaacactgattactgtcagacttgtcaatatccttcatcacttgaattaagattataaaaatgcaattttaaagcACAGCCCAAAATCAGATTTTAGcagatatttttaattcattaaattgagattaaatacagatttaaaatcataataaattataGCCTATTAGTTTAGAAGCTGTTCTTGAAATCTgtgcatagctatgacaggaaaaaAAGTAAAACCATATACGCCAACATACATCAATCCaaattagaaataaaacatatatcGAAAAAGCATGTCCTAAACTCCTGAACGCTGGAGAGTCTCATATTTTAGAGAAGTCAATGCAATTTGTAATTGTAAAAGTTTTCATAAGTAGcctaactgtaatttaattaattaaattaattaataattaaaatatgttcctggatcaactttattgtccaaaaatataaccATAACCCAATCCTTAACcatacccataatttattcctaaaatcagtgggaaattataTCTGATTAACAAGGGTTTAGAAACACCTtaccctgattttaagcctaaaacagatatatcctgaaaagttatatctaaATTCTGTTTGGTTGATAGGAATGATGATCCAGGAGAGTGTTGTAGGCTACTTGTTGAAATCACGCTCTCCAACAGATTAcagttaaatttattttgtagttAAATTACGTAACTTCTGtgcatgtaactagttactcccccacactgtttaaatttaaatgagtGTAAAGAAAAGCGAGGCTGACGGTGTTCCATACACAGTGAGCTGCGGTTGCTGCTGGCACACATGGTGCGTGCTGCTTCCGCCCTGCGCACGGACAGCTCACGAGCCGCTTCCGCTCTGCAAATACGAGTAGTGTAAAACATATAGCAAATTATATATAGCAGACATATTTATGGTGTGAAACCGGTATCTCTCATCGTAACATTTTCGCTCTTCAGCTACATAAAACATGTCCTACTTCATCATAACCAAAGCTGTTTGTTTATACAAATAACCCACCACCTCATCACATccgagttgttgttttttttatcacgtctatttatttgtttgtcattcTGTACCTAAGCTTCATCCAGTCAAGAACATTATTCTGGATTTTAAAACTGCTAACGAAGCAACCCAACGTTTGATCACGGTTTTATAATACATTGTTCTTTGAACTAATTTTAGTTAGTTCATTATTtgtaagaatgtttatttattacatCTAGAAAACCCACCAGA includes:
- the LOC127978920 gene encoding oxysterol-binding protein-related protein 3 isoform X2, whose protein sequence is MSTEDQIVPQSPKTSPSTPTMTPFTQRKESNSSSEDNRQDSWELVDDLRGLTGNIQKPEKQEGLLLKKRKWPMKGWHKRYFLLERGILTYAKTGTDLKKGRLRGRIDVGLSVMAMKKKSMCIDLDTEDSIYHLKAKTRDLFEQWVTELRHHRIFRQNEIAMEPPERQLQSEPTSNRRRSFLSKQPSALLKNSWRQNSQDMEKCCKDLSECESGLLELNLLLKNMEVLHRTFSAPAINLLQTEGSKKEKRGHKKWRSKNYSKEHKSTQQQNPDTSSSRLHVSHPNLMYSEPVSPDSCLDSPDSPTEASRMQEEYCRLAGIVHSTLQSAYTSLCTERDRVRNTLDCITEKDVLDGSRPLLQQVSSESRGSIPESLSEFFDAKEYLLSGSSSENDASDDDSYVSDVSDSTSVEYCRNENGIAKEILSNGLDYTVKRRNRLPSSRMNESVNLWSILRSNIGKDLSKVAMPVQLNEPLNTLQRLCEEVEYCHLLDTAANTHDPHMRMVYIAAFAVSAYACSFTRAGGKPFNPILGETYECLRPDKGFRFIAEQVSHHPPVSACHCESKNYKFWQDVRWKNKFWGKSMEIVPMGVTHLELPGFGDRYEWSKVTSCIHNILSGQRWIEHYGEMSIKHSSTMGDISHCKVTFLKSRSGGLNANDVEGVVTDSHGRVIHSLFGKWSEALYLGKPPSVTCIWRANPMPENHEQYYGFTQFATELNELEEGLKPLLPLTDTRFRPDQRLLEEGDIAGAEEQKERIEVLQRERRRVLQENSMTHSPRFFKGCLKKRQRNWSNR
- the LOC127978920 gene encoding oxysterol-binding protein-related protein 3 isoform X1; protein product: MSTEDQIVPQSPKTSPSTPTMTPFTQRKESNSSSEDNRQDSWELVDDLRGLTGNIQKPEKQEGLLLKKRKWPMKGWHKRYFLLERGILTYAKTGTDLKKGRLRGRIDVGLSVMAMKKKSMCIDLDTEDSIYHLKAKTRDLFEQWVTELRHHRIFRQNEIAMEPPERQLQSEPTSNRRRSFLSKQPSALLKNSWRQNSQDMEKCCKDLSECESGLLELNLLLKNMEVLHRTFSAPAINLLQTEGSKKEKRGHKKWRSKNYSKEHKSTQQQNPDTSSSRLHVSHPNLMYSEPVSPDSCLDSPDSPTEASRMQEEYCRLAGIVHSTLQSAYTSLCTERDRVRNTLDCITEKDVLDGSRPLLQQVSSESRGSIPESLSEFFDAKEYLLSGSSSENDASDDDSYVSDVSDSTSVEYCRNENGIAKEILSNGLDYTVKRRNRLPSSRMNESVNLWSILRSNIGKDLSKVAMPVQLNEPLNTLQRLCEEVEYCHLLDTAANTHDPHMRMVYIAAFAVSAYACSFTRAGGKPFNPILGETYECLRPDKGFRFIAEQVSHHPPVSACHCESKNYKFWQDVRWKNKFWGKSMEIVPMGVTHLELPGFGDRYEWSKVTSCIHNILSGQRWIEHYGEMSIKHSSTMGDISHCKVTFLKSRSGGLNANDVEGVVTDSHGRVIHSLFGKWSEALYLGKPPSVTCIWRANPMPENHEQYYGFTQFATELNELEEGLKPLLPLTDTRFRPDQRLLEEGDIAGAEEQKERIEVLQRERRRVLQENSMTHSPRFFKRAEDDSWVSNNTYWDLRKDPGFSKLEFPVLW